A region of Paucidesulfovibrio longus DSM 6739 DNA encodes the following proteins:
- a CDS encoding TerC family protein has protein sequence MDRLRFLHGSEPRPHKGRVMFEWLFDPNAWIGLLTLTALELVLGIDNIVFLTLVVSRLPWEQQHKARRIGLLLAMLMRLGLLASISWVMSLTMPLFSALGRDVSGRDLILLLGGLFLIVKATHEIHHSVEGASGGGAPRATTFSSALFQIVLLDIIFSLDSVITAVGLVEHLPVMMIAVILSVIVMLYAAKPIAEFVEKRPSFKILALAFLLLVGFTLMAEGLGLHVPKGYIYFAMCFSLGVELLNQKRARNAEQAGRDR, from the coding sequence ATGGACCGTCTGCGGTTTCTTCATGGTTCCGAACCCCGTCCGCACAAGGGCCGCGTCATGTTCGAATGGCTTTTCGACCCCAACGCCTGGATCGGCCTGCTCACGCTCACCGCGCTGGAGCTGGTTCTCGGCATCGACAACATCGTCTTCCTGACCCTGGTGGTTTCCCGGCTGCCCTGGGAGCAGCAGCACAAGGCCCGGCGCATCGGCCTGCTCCTGGCCATGCTCATGCGCCTGGGGCTGCTGGCGTCCATCAGCTGGGTCATGTCCCTGACCATGCCGCTCTTCTCCGCCCTCGGCCGCGACGTTTCCGGCCGCGACCTGATCCTGCTCCTGGGCGGGCTCTTCCTGATCGTCAAGGCCACGCATGAAATCCACCATTCCGTGGAAGGCGCTTCCGGCGGCGGCGCGCCCAGGGCCACGACCTTTTCCTCGGCCCTGTTCCAGATCGTGCTCCTGGACATCATCTTTTCGCTGGATTCCGTAATCACGGCCGTGGGCCTCGTGGAGCATCTGCCCGTCATGATGATCGCCGTGATCCTCTCGGTGATCGTCATGCTCTACGCGGCCAAACCCATAGCGGAATTCGTGGAGAAACGGCCCTCCTTCAAGATCCTGGCCCTGGCCTTCCTGCTGCTCGTGGGCTTCACGCTCATGGCGGAAGGGCTGGGCCTGCACGTGCCCAAGGGCTACATCTACTTCGCCATGTGCTTCAGCCTCGGCGTGGAGCTGCTCAACCAGAAGCGGGCGCGCAACGCGGAGCAGGCCGGCAGGGACCGCTAG
- a CDS encoding peroxiredoxin yields the protein MNCEHDHFEDLLECARVGSQVKDFTVEVFDPVEGAFGEVTLSDIQSRGKWTVLVFYPADFTFVCPTELADLAEKHEALEKLGAEVLSVSTDTKFVHMAWKTSERLLEKVRFKMASDPAGELSRYFDVWDPDSGLALRGTFLIDPDGLLVSSEVNFYNVGRNADELLRKLAANVHVREHPEQACPARWTPGQKTLLPGEELVGKVYESLND from the coding sequence ATGAACTGCGAACACGACCACTTCGAGGATCTGCTCGAATGCGCCCGCGTGGGCTCCCAGGTCAAAGATTTCACCGTCGAGGTCTTTGATCCCGTGGAGGGCGCGTTCGGCGAGGTGACGCTTTCCGATATCCAGAGCCGGGGAAAGTGGACCGTCCTGGTCTTCTACCCGGCGGACTTCACCTTTGTCTGCCCCACCGAGCTTGCGGACCTGGCCGAAAAGCACGAGGCTCTGGAGAAGCTCGGCGCCGAGGTGCTCTCCGTGTCCACGGACACCAAGTTCGTGCACATGGCCTGGAAGACGAGCGAGCGCCTGCTTGAAAAGGTGCGCTTCAAGATGGCCTCGGACCCGGCGGGAGAGCTTTCCCGCTACTTCGACGTCTGGGATCCGGACTCCGGCCTGGCCCTGCGCGGCACCTTCCTCATCGACCCCGACGGATTGCTCGTCTCCTCCGAGGTCAACTTCTACAACGTGGGCCGCAACGCCGACGAGCTGCTGCGCAAGCTCGCGGCCAACGTGCACGTGCGCGAGCACCCCGAGCAGGCCTGCCCTGCCCGCTGGACTCCCGGCCAGAAGACCCTGCTGCCCGGCGAGGAACTCGTGGGCAAGGTCTATGAATCGTTGAACGACTAA
- a CDS encoding class I SAM-dependent methyltransferase: protein MSWDPIRYENWFSTDPGAVALDCERRLLDFMVAGWPRRGTKLLEVGCGTGLFLESLWQKGFDVRGVDRSPEMVEAARNRMGKRAEVEVGNGECLPFRAGEFDFVMLWTVLEFCRDPAALLREASRVADQGVLVGFLNRWSLYYLSHGRDKNTTLGRAHWFSWGEMRRMISVNVGRSADHAFSVLPGPVKTWKNKQPYRLLNSRCIPPWFGAFTAARVDFRDQTPLTPIASWVQGTRA from the coding sequence ATGAGCTGGGATCCGATCCGATACGAGAACTGGTTCTCCACCGATCCCGGCGCGGTGGCGCTCGATTGCGAGCGGCGTCTGCTCGACTTCATGGTCGCGGGCTGGCCCAGGCGCGGCACCAAGCTGCTCGAGGTCGGCTGCGGCACGGGCCTGTTCCTCGAATCGCTCTGGCAGAAGGGCTTCGACGTGCGCGGGGTGGACCGCTCCCCGGAAATGGTCGAAGCGGCCCGAAACCGCATGGGCAAGCGTGCGGAAGTCGAGGTGGGCAACGGCGAGTGCCTGCCCTTCCGCGCCGGGGAATTCGATTTCGTGATGCTCTGGACCGTGCTCGAATTCTGCCGCGACCCCGCGGCCCTGCTGCGCGAGGCCTCGCGCGTGGCCGACCAGGGCGTGCTCGTGGGCTTTCTCAACCGCTGGTCCCTCTACTACCTCTCCCACGGCCGCGACAAGAACACCACCCTTGGGCGCGCGCACTGGTTCAGCTGGGGCGAGATGCGGCGCATGATCAGCGTCAACGTGGGCCGCAGCGCGGACCACGCCTTTTCCGTGCTGCCCGGGCCCGTGAAGACCTGGAAGAACAAGCAGCCCTACCGCCTCCTCAACTCGCGCTGCATTCCTCCCTGGTTCGGAGCCTTCACCGCGGCCCGCGTGGACTTCCGCGACCAGACCCCGCTCACCCCCATCGCCTCCTGGGTTCAGGGCACCCGCGCCTGA